The following are encoded in a window of Gramella sp. MT6 genomic DNA:
- a CDS encoding aconitate hydratase produces MAYDIDMIKKVYSQMAERVNTAREVVGKPLTLSEKILYSHLWDGKAKEAFTRGKDYVEFSPDRIACQDATAQMALLQFMQAGKKQVAVPTTVHCDHLIQAKMGAAIDLQAANKSSSEVFDFLESVSNKYGIGFWKPGAGIIHQVVLENYAFPGGMMIGTDSHTVNAGGLGMVAIGVGGADAVDVMAGMPWELKFPKLIGVKLTGKLSGWTSSKDVILKVAGILTVKGGTGAIIEYFGEGARNLSCTGKGTICNMGAEVGATTSTFGYDDSMERYLRATNRADVADAANEVREHLTGDDEVYANPEQYFDELIEINLDELKPHLNGPFTPDLATPISEMGAKAKEHDWPINVDWGLIGSCTNSSYEDLTRAASIAKQAVDKKVKAKSDFGINPGSEQIRFTAERDGLLQIFEDLDATIFTNACGPCIGQWDRSDRKGEEKNTIVHSFNRNFSKRADGNPNTHAFVGSPEMVAAIAISGRLDFDPTRDKLMNEDGEEVMLDEPQGIELPTKGFAVEDAGYVAPKEDGSSVEVKVAKDSERLQLLTPFEPWDGKNLTGAKLLIKAWGKCTTDHISMAGPWLRYRGHLDNISNNCLIGAVNAFNKKTNFVKNQMTGEYDGVPAVQREYKKEGVPTVVVGDHNYGEGSSREHAAMEPRHLGVKVVLVKSFARIHETNLKKQGMLGLTFANENDYDLIQEDDTFNFIDLEDFAPDKPLTIEIVHADGSKDTIKANHTYNAPQIEWYKHGSALNLIKKQNAA; encoded by the coding sequence ATGGCATACGATATTGATATGATTAAAAAGGTGTATAGCCAAATGGCTGAGCGTGTTAATACAGCCCGCGAAGTTGTTGGTAAGCCTTTAACACTTTCAGAAAAGATCCTTTATTCTCACTTATGGGATGGCAAAGCGAAAGAAGCTTTCACCAGAGGGAAGGATTATGTAGAATTCTCTCCAGATAGAATTGCTTGTCAGGATGCGACTGCGCAGATGGCACTTTTGCAATTTATGCAGGCGGGTAAAAAGCAGGTTGCTGTTCCTACCACTGTTCATTGTGATCACTTGATTCAGGCGAAAATGGGAGCGGCGATAGACCTGCAGGCTGCTAATAAGAGTAGTAGTGAGGTTTTTGACTTTCTGGAATCAGTATCTAACAAGTATGGAATTGGATTCTGGAAGCCAGGTGCAGGTATTATCCACCAGGTTGTTCTTGAGAACTACGCGTTCCCGGGAGGAATGATGATTGGTACAGATTCCCATACTGTAAATGCAGGTGGACTTGGAATGGTAGCTATTGGTGTTGGTGGAGCAGATGCTGTAGATGTGATGGCAGGTATGCCTTGGGAGCTTAAATTCCCTAAACTTATCGGAGTGAAGTTAACCGGAAAACTTTCAGGCTGGACTTCTTCCAAAGATGTGATTTTAAAAGTTGCAGGTATCCTTACCGTAAAAGGTGGTACCGGAGCAATTATTGAATATTTTGGTGAAGGTGCTCGAAACCTTTCCTGTACTGGTAAAGGTACTATTTGTAACATGGGTGCTGAAGTTGGTGCAACCACTTCAACCTTTGGATATGACGACTCTATGGAGCGTTACCTACGAGCAACGAACAGAGCTGATGTAGCAGATGCTGCTAACGAAGTTCGTGAGCATTTAACCGGTGATGATGAGGTATATGCAAATCCAGAGCAGTATTTTGATGAATTGATCGAGATCAATTTAGATGAACTAAAACCACACCTTAACGGACCATTTACTCCAGATCTTGCAACTCCTATTTCTGAAATGGGAGCAAAAGCGAAAGAGCATGACTGGCCAATCAATGTAGATTGGGGTCTAATTGGTTCCTGTACAAACTCTTCTTATGAAGATTTGACCAGGGCAGCTTCGATTGCAAAACAGGCGGTAGATAAAAAAGTAAAAGCAAAATCTGATTTCGGTATTAACCCGGGATCTGAGCAAATTAGATTTACTGCAGAGAGAGACGGACTACTTCAGATCTTTGAAGATCTTGATGCTACTATTTTTACCAACGCATGTGGACCATGTATCGGTCAATGGGATCGTTCAGATAGAAAAGGCGAAGAGAAGAACACTATTGTTCACTCTTTCAACCGTAACTTCTCTAAGCGTGCTGATGGTAACCCAAATACTCACGCATTCGTAGGTTCTCCAGAAATGGTTGCTGCAATAGCAATTTCAGGTCGTCTTGATTTTGATCCAACTCGTGATAAATTAATGAATGAGGATGGTGAAGAAGTGATGTTAGACGAGCCACAAGGAATTGAACTTCCAACAAAAGGATTTGCTGTTGAAGATGCCGGATATGTTGCTCCAAAAGAAGACGGAAGCAGCGTTGAAGTAAAAGTAGCTAAGGACAGTGAAAGACTTCAGTTATTAACTCCATTTGAGCCTTGGGATGGTAAAAACCTTACCGGTGCGAAGCTTCTTATCAAAGCATGGGGAAAATGTACTACAGACCATATTTCTATGGCAGGACCATGGTTGCGTTACAGAGGTCACCTGGATAATATTTCTAATAACTGTTTGATTGGGGCTGTAAATGCTTTCAATAAGAAAACAAACTTTGTAAAGAACCAGATGACTGGCGAGTACGATGGTGTGCCGGCAGTACAGAGAGAATACAAAAAAGAAGGAGTTCCAACAGTAGTTGTGGGAGATCATAACTATGGGGAAGGTTCTTCCAGAGAACATGCGGCCATGGAACCGAGACACTTAGGTGTTAAGGTGGTATTGGTGAAGTCTTTTGCTCGTATTCACGAAACAAACCTTAAGAAGCAGGGGATGTTAGGTCTTACTTTCGCGAATGAGAACGATTACGATCTTATCCAGGAAGATGACACTTTCAACTTTATAGATCTTGAGGATTTTGCTCCAGACAAGCCATTAACGATAGAGATCGTTCATGCAGATGGTAGTAAAGATACGATCAAGGCTAACCATACTTATAATGCTCCACAGATCGAGTGGTATAAGCATGGATCTGCTCTTAACCTTATCAAGAAGCAAAACGCAGCTTAA
- a CDS encoding MerR family transcriptional regulator: MEHIKQNFSIKDLEHLSGIKAHTIRIWEKRYDILNPERTDTNIRTYNGENLQKLLNISFLNSHGYKISRISKMEENEINNLVKRISASSSEENRAKNSFKLAMMNFDDRLFQRTYNKLREKRTFREVFQDVFLPLLEEIGLLWQTDTIKPIHEHYIVELIKQKIYLNIADLKAEIPEEDDEILYVLFLPENEIHDVGILYLNYELLNAGKNAIYLGPSLPLNNLDYLMKIHKNLIFVSYLTITPVNTDVEEFIKDFQEKVCQEKQHELLLFGQRTKEIDRNLLPDHIKVYPSALDFANHL, encoded by the coding sequence ATGGAACACATTAAACAAAATTTTAGTATCAAAGACCTGGAACATTTAAGCGGTATCAAGGCTCACACCATTAGAATATGGGAAAAGCGATATGATATCCTAAACCCGGAAAGAACCGATACCAACATTAGAACCTACAACGGGGAGAACCTGCAAAAACTTCTAAATATCTCTTTTCTTAATAGTCATGGGTACAAAATTTCCCGGATTTCCAAAATGGAAGAAAATGAGATCAACAATCTCGTGAAAAGAATTTCTGCCTCCTCTAGTGAAGAGAATCGCGCAAAAAATTCTTTCAAACTCGCCATGATGAACTTCGATGACCGACTTTTCCAGAGAACCTATAATAAGCTCAGGGAAAAGCGAACCTTCAGGGAGGTATTTCAGGATGTTTTCCTGCCTCTACTTGAGGAGATCGGATTGTTATGGCAAACAGATACCATAAAGCCGATCCACGAACATTATATAGTGGAACTTATTAAACAGAAAATTTATCTGAATATAGCCGATCTAAAAGCAGAAATTCCTGAGGAAGATGATGAAATTTTATATGTGCTTTTTCTTCCTGAGAATGAAATTCATGATGTAGGAATACTTTACCTGAATTATGAATTATTGAACGCTGGAAAAAATGCGATATACCTTGGCCCTAGCCTTCCGCTCAACAACCTTGATTATTTGATGAAAATCCATAAGAACCTGATTTTCGTAAGTTACCTTACAATAACCCCGGTTAACACAGATGTTGAGGAATTCATTAAGGATTTTCAGGAAAAGGTTTGTCAGGAAAAACAACATGAATTGTTGTTATTTGGACAGAGAACAAAAGAAATCGACAGGAACTTACTCCCAGACCACATAAAAGTCTACCCATCAGCTCTGGACTTCGCAAATCATCTTTAA
- a CDS encoding lycopene cyclase family protein, with protein sequence MLTPDYYYVIVGGGMAGLQLASRIHDDVFFRGKKIAIIEPDDKTKNDKTWCFWEKGEGSWDHIITKTWEKGKFISSEINKDLDLAPYSYKMLRSIDFYEHVKSNLEASADIVFIKDEIISIDEVTRTAKGKEKDYTATHFFDSRPPEDYKKTENSTLIYQHFKGWYIKTEEDLFDPETFTMMDYRINYKDSASFTYVLPISANEALVEFTFFTPFLTNDTTYDKYLNRYLREILKTTSYEIIEEEIGMIPMTDYPFHKKSTAKVTKIGTAGGWVKASSGYSFKNTERKIDLLIQNIKSSRMPSKDLFSKKYQKYDAIFLEVLKNRNDLGESLFTKFYTKNSIQDIFRFLDEETSFSEDIKIMFSLYHPEFLKAFFKKL encoded by the coding sequence ATGTTAACACCAGATTATTACTACGTCATTGTAGGCGGTGGTATGGCTGGTCTGCAGTTAGCTTCCAGAATACATGATGATGTTTTTTTCAGAGGAAAGAAGATCGCCATCATAGAACCCGATGACAAAACTAAAAATGATAAAACCTGGTGTTTCTGGGAGAAAGGTGAAGGTTCCTGGGATCATATTATCACTAAAACCTGGGAAAAAGGAAAATTTATCTCATCTGAAATAAATAAAGATCTGGACCTAGCACCTTATTCCTATAAAATGCTAAGGTCGATCGATTTCTACGAACATGTAAAATCAAACCTTGAAGCATCTGCAGATATTGTTTTTATTAAAGACGAGATCATTTCTATTGATGAAGTGACCCGTACAGCTAAAGGAAAAGAAAAAGATTATACTGCCACCCATTTCTTTGACAGCCGACCACCGGAAGATTATAAAAAGACTGAGAATTCCACTTTAATATATCAGCATTTTAAAGGTTGGTACATTAAAACAGAAGAAGATCTGTTCGATCCAGAAACTTTTACCATGATGGATTACCGGATCAACTATAAAGATTCGGCAAGTTTCACCTACGTTTTACCAATTTCAGCAAATGAGGCGCTTGTAGAATTCACCTTTTTCACTCCATTTCTAACAAACGACACTACTTACGACAAGTATCTCAATAGGTATCTCAGGGAAATTTTAAAAACCACTTCATATGAGATTATTGAAGAGGAGATCGGAATGATCCCCATGACAGATTACCCTTTTCACAAAAAAAGCACAGCTAAGGTCACTAAAATAGGCACAGCGGGAGGCTGGGTTAAAGCTTCTTCAGGATATTCATTCAAGAATACTGAAAGAAAGATCGATCTTCTTATTCAAAATATCAAGAGCAGCCGGATGCCCTCAAAAGATCTATTCAGTAAAAAATACCAGAAATATGACGCCATCTTCCTTGAAGTGCTTAAAAACAGAAACGACCTTGGAGAATCATTGTTTACAAAATTCTATACTAAGAATTCTATTCAGGATATTTTCAGGTTTCTAGACGAAGAAACCAGCTTTTCTGAAGATATCAAGATCATGTTTTCGCTATACCATCCTGAATTTTTGAAGGCCTTCTTCAAGAAATTATGA
- a CDS encoding TlpA disulfide reductase family protein — MKIFKNQWSNIIIIVLILALVIPQTRKPIQIFVNKLISFAPSVNDEEDRVKIANYNWVLESNRGKRTEFSQFQDEVVIVNFWATWCPPCIAEMPSFQELYQDYGGKVSFLFVSGEQHQTVENFMKRKRFDLPAYKMLTKAPEPMDGRTLPTTYVISKDGSIVIDKVGSADWNSESFRQTLDKLIAE; from the coding sequence ATGAAAATCTTCAAAAATCAGTGGTCTAATATTATCATTATCGTTCTAATACTGGCGTTGGTGATTCCCCAGACCAGAAAGCCTATTCAGATCTTTGTTAATAAGCTTATTTCATTCGCTCCGTCGGTTAACGACGAGGAAGATCGGGTGAAGATTGCAAACTACAATTGGGTTCTTGAGAGTAATAGGGGCAAACGTACTGAGTTTTCTCAATTTCAGGATGAAGTGGTGATCGTTAATTTCTGGGCTACCTGGTGCCCCCCTTGTATTGCCGAAATGCCAAGTTTCCAGGAACTGTATCAGGATTATGGGGGTAAAGTTTCTTTCCTTTTTGTATCAGGTGAACAGCATCAAACCGTGGAGAATTTTATGAAGCGCAAACGTTTCGATCTACCTGCATATAAAATGCTTACTAAGGCTCCAGAACCTATGGATGGGAGAACTTTGCCTACTACCTATGTCATTTCAAAAGATGGTAGTATTGTAATAGATAAAGTAGGTTCTGCTGATTGGAATAGTGAAAGTTTTCGCCAAACTCTGGATAAATTGATAGCAGAATAG
- a CDS encoding XRE family transcriptional regulator encodes MSHRAEIGQRIKKLRNKNNFSQTHVANILFISQAAYSLIENSQNGIVVDHILKLSQLYDISTDFILKGENNYIKVERANGFVPLIRAHRQSEFIRDLSDDSFSDLEDWFRVPGFMPVEDHRLFEVSTNNLTPTILTGDILVCQNHQKFDEILDGTAVIVVTGDQIYMKRFKKSSEEGYLLLENDNEYTSETGSRIKIEEVRELMIIRGKISSGLVQYHEISGKGKINALEQDLELLKKELFSMNKKLTILSSKND; translated from the coding sequence ATGAGTCATAGAGCCGAAATAGGTCAAAGAATAAAGAAATTGAGAAATAAGAATAATTTTTCTCAAACGCATGTAGCTAATATTCTATTTATATCCCAGGCAGCCTATTCTCTAATTGAAAACTCTCAAAATGGCATTGTAGTAGATCACATCTTAAAACTCAGCCAGCTTTATGATATTTCTACAGATTTTATCCTTAAAGGTGAAAACAATTATATCAAAGTAGAGAGAGCGAATGGTTTTGTGCCTTTAATCCGTGCTCATAGACAATCTGAATTTATCAGGGACCTGAGTGATGATTCCTTTTCAGATCTTGAAGACTGGTTTCGTGTACCCGGATTCATGCCGGTTGAGGATCATAGACTTTTCGAGGTAAGCACCAATAATTTAACTCCTACAATTTTGACCGGTGATATCCTGGTTTGCCAGAATCATCAAAAATTTGACGAAATATTGGACGGGACTGCCGTTATCGTGGTCACTGGAGATCAAATTTACATGAAGCGGTTCAAAAAGTCCTCAGAAGAAGGTTATTTGCTTCTTGAAAATGATAATGAGTATACTTCTGAGACAGGTTCTCGAATCAAGATTGAAGAAGTGAGAGAATTGATGATTATCAGAGGTAAGATTAGCAGTGGTCTTGTTCAATACCATGAGATCTCTGGGAAAGGGAAAATAAATGCCCTGGAACAGGATCTCGAACTATTAAAAAAGGAACTATTCAGTATGAACAAAAAACTGACTATTCTTAGTTCCAAAAATGATTGA
- a CDS encoding peptidylprolyl isomerase, which translates to MQLRIMNLKFSIKPVLAGFGVMLSTFGYAQEVIVTDSTSIQPDAEVIKADVTQQGSQRKKVDGIAAVIGEYIILESDIDLMYKDMQSQGMSTSEVTDCNLAGSLMENKLYAHHAIQDSIIIPDAQINGIVDQRLQGLVQQAGSMEKILEFYNKESEAELREEIFDLTKQSQLTQRMQQKIIEEIEITPEEVRQYYNKMEEKPMFGTEVELAQIVIEPEIPESEKQKIIDRLNEFKADIEENGASFSTKAVLYSQDPGTASDGGRVTLTRKDPFVKEFKDVAFSLQEGEISEPFETEFGYHIIQVDKIRGQTVELRHILLIPDVTNSSVEEAKEEIDTLRSKIVAGDIEFEAAAREASDEEETKNEGGKLINPRTGDTRFELTKIDPELFKQVEDLDEGEISLVLTQKDRTGRPQFKIIKVTKKIAEHEADYATDYQKIKELAIRDKQLEAIEKWQKEKINDTYIKVNGKFRDCDYTSDWVKN; encoded by the coding sequence ATGCAATTAAGAATAATGAATTTGAAATTTTCAATTAAACCTGTTCTAGCAGGCTTCGGTGTTATGCTTTCTACTTTTGGTTACGCCCAGGAAGTGATCGTAACAGATAGTACTTCCATCCAGCCAGATGCAGAGGTTATAAAGGCTGACGTGACCCAGCAAGGCAGTCAGCGTAAAAAGGTTGATGGTATTGCTGCGGTAATAGGGGAATATATCATTCTTGAAAGTGATATCGATCTAATGTATAAGGATATGCAGAGCCAGGGAATGTCTACTTCTGAAGTGACCGACTGTAATCTTGCAGGTTCCCTTATGGAGAATAAGCTATATGCTCATCATGCGATCCAGGATAGTATTATTATTCCAGATGCTCAGATCAATGGAATCGTAGATCAAAGACTTCAGGGACTGGTTCAACAGGCTGGATCTATGGAGAAGATCCTGGAATTTTATAACAAGGAAAGCGAGGCTGAACTAAGAGAGGAGATCTTTGATCTTACCAAACAAAGCCAGCTGACTCAAAGGATGCAGCAAAAGATCATTGAGGAAATTGAAATAACTCCAGAAGAAGTAAGACAATACTACAACAAGATGGAGGAGAAGCCTATGTTTGGAACAGAAGTGGAACTTGCGCAAATCGTAATAGAACCAGAAATTCCGGAATCTGAAAAGCAAAAGATCATTGACAGGTTAAATGAATTTAAAGCAGATATTGAAGAGAACGGAGCTAGTTTTTCTACTAAAGCCGTACTTTATTCTCAGGATCCGGGAACGGCTTCAGATGGAGGTCGAGTTACGCTAACTAGAAAAGATCCATTTGTAAAGGAATTCAAGGATGTCGCTTTTAGTCTTCAGGAAGGTGAGATTAGTGAACCTTTCGAAACTGAATTTGGTTATCATATTATTCAGGTCGATAAAATTAGAGGTCAAACGGTAGAATTGAGACATATACTTTTAATTCCCGATGTTACTAATTCTTCTGTAGAGGAGGCTAAAGAAGAGATCGATACTTTAAGAAGTAAGATCGTAGCCGGAGATATTGAATTTGAAGCTGCGGCTAGAGAGGCTTCAGATGAAGAGGAAACCAAGAATGAAGGAGGTAAGCTTATTAACCCCAGAACTGGTGATACAAGATTTGAGCTCACTAAAATTGATCCTGAATTATTCAAACAGGTAGAAGATCTTGATGAAGGTGAGATTTCTCTTGTGCTAACCCAAAAGGACAGGACAGGAAGACCTCAATTTAAGATAATCAAGGTTACGAAGAAGATAGCTGAGCATGAAGCAGATTATGCTACAGACTATCAGAAAATTAAGGAGCTTGCCATTCGAGACAAGCAGTTGGAAGCCATTGAGAAATGGCAGAAGGAAAAGATAAATGATACCTATATCAAAGTTAATGGTAAATTTCGCGATTGCGATTATACCAGTGACTGGGTTAAAAATTAA
- a CDS encoding phytoene/squalene synthase family protein, with amino-acid sequence MKAIFDNVSRSCSRTVTNSYSTSFSLATKMLAPSIRQHIYNIYGFVRFADEIVDTFHDYNKETLFNDFEEDLHKAIESRISLNPILNSFQETVHEFGIDAELYNSFMDSMRLDLHKSEYLSIEEFKQYIYGSADVVGLMCLKVFVNGDKAKYEELKESAMSLGSAFQKVNFLRDLKADYEDLSRSYFPNMDLAQLNEENKQQIINEIEEDFKKGLHGIAHLPVEAKFGVYTAYIYYRKLLQKLKRIPSLEIRKRRVRVPNYQKAGLLAKSYISYRLNLI; translated from the coding sequence ATGAAAGCTATTTTTGACAACGTATCCAGGTCCTGTAGCAGAACGGTCACAAACTCCTACAGTACCTCTTTTTCTTTGGCAACTAAGATGCTTGCTCCTTCAATTAGGCAGCATATATATAATATTTATGGCTTTGTTAGATTCGCAGATGAAATTGTAGATACTTTTCACGACTATAACAAGGAAACGCTATTTAATGATTTTGAAGAAGATCTTCATAAAGCTATTGAATCTAGGATATCATTAAATCCAATCTTGAATTCCTTCCAGGAAACCGTACATGAATTCGGCATTGATGCAGAACTTTATAATTCTTTTATGGACAGTATGAGACTGGACCTCCATAAATCTGAATACCTAAGTATAGAAGAATTTAAACAGTATATTTATGGAAGCGCAGATGTTGTTGGGCTAATGTGTTTAAAGGTTTTTGTGAATGGCGACAAGGCGAAATATGAAGAACTTAAGGAAAGCGCTATGAGCTTAGGTTCTGCCTTTCAAAAAGTCAATTTCCTAAGGGATCTTAAGGCAGATTATGAAGACCTAAGCCGAAGTTATTTTCCTAATATGGATCTTGCTCAATTGAATGAGGAAAATAAGCAACAGATCATAAATGAAATCGAAGAAGATTTTAAAAAAGGACTTCATGGTATTGCGCATTTACCAGTAGAAGCTAAATTTGGCGTATATACCGCGTACATATATTATCGGAAATTATTACAAAAATTAAAAAGGATTCCTTCTCTAGAAATAAGAAAACGAAGAGTAAGAGTGCCCAATTATCAAAAGGCAGGGTTACTGGCAAAATCTTATATTTCTTATAGATTGAACCTTATATAA
- a CDS encoding sterol desaturase family protein gives MNILLWIAVFLGTFMIMEGMAWFTHKYVMHGFLWKLHKDHHRKDHSSWWERNDLFFVFYALVSIGCFLLWKYEDIWIGLPIGLGILAYGITYFTVHDIFIHQRFKILRNANNKYAKGIRRAHKMHHKHLGKDDGECFGMLFVPFKYFKK, from the coding sequence ATGAATATTTTATTGTGGATCGCAGTATTTCTTGGCACTTTCATGATTATGGAAGGAATGGCCTGGTTTACCCATAAATATGTGATGCATGGTTTTTTATGGAAATTACATAAGGACCATCATAGGAAAGACCATAGTAGCTGGTGGGAACGTAACGACCTTTTCTTTGTCTTCTATGCCCTTGTAAGTATTGGATGTTTTCTATTATGGAAATATGAAGACATCTGGATAGGTTTACCAATTGGTTTAGGGATCCTGGCCTATGGAATTACTTATTTTACCGTACATGATATTTTTATACACCAGAGATTCAAGATCTTAAGAAATGCTAATAATAAATACGCGAAGGGAATTAGAAGAGCTCATAAAATGCACCATAAACACCTTGGAAAAGATGATGGTGAATGTTTCGGAATGCTTTTCGTACCTTTCAAATATTTCAAGAAATAA
- a CDS encoding MoxR family ATPase, translating to MSDVALVEKLVDKHRDLKREIAKVIVGQDEVVDQILLSIFSGGHSLLIGVPGLAKTLMVNTIAQALGLNFKRIQFTPDLMPSDILGSEILDENRKFKFIKGPIFTNILLADEINRTPPKTQAALLEAMQERAVTVAGHHYKLDLPYFVLATQNPIEQEGTYPLPEAQLDRFMFAIKLDYPSFEEEVDVVKTTTTDEPKTVNPLFNAQEISDIQHVIRRIPVPDNVVEYAVRLVGKTRPLNGAPDLIKNYVDWGAGPRASQNLIMAAKTHAAVNGKFSPDIEDVQAVAFGILRHRIIKNYKAEAEGITEEEIIKKLF from the coding sequence ATGAGTGATGTAGCACTGGTAGAAAAATTGGTAGATAAACATCGCGATCTTAAAAGGGAGATCGCGAAAGTTATCGTAGGTCAGGATGAGGTTGTAGATCAAATCCTACTCTCAATTTTCTCCGGTGGTCATTCTCTACTTATCGGCGTTCCCGGTCTGGCTAAAACCTTAATGGTTAATACCATTGCGCAGGCCTTAGGCTTGAATTTTAAAAGAATTCAATTTACGCCAGATCTTATGCCAAGTGATATTCTTGGTTCTGAAATTCTTGATGAGAACAGGAAATTTAAATTTATTAAAGGCCCTATTTTCACTAATATCCTTCTGGCAGACGAGATCAACAGAACTCCACCAAAGACTCAGGCAGCTCTTTTAGAAGCAATGCAAGAGAGGGCAGTGACTGTCGCGGGTCATCATTATAAACTGGATTTACCTTATTTTGTACTGGCAACACAGAACCCAATAGAACAGGAAGGGACTTACCCTTTACCTGAAGCTCAGTTGGACAGGTTCATGTTTGCAATCAAACTTGATTACCCGAGTTTTGAGGAAGAAGTAGATGTTGTAAAAACAACTACTACCGATGAACCTAAAACGGTAAACCCACTTTTTAATGCACAGGAAATTTCAGATATTCAACATGTAATTCGTAGAATTCCGGTGCCAGATAATGTGGTAGAATATGCTGTAAGACTGGTTGGTAAAACCAGGCCGCTTAACGGAGCACCAGACCTTATTAAGAATTATGTTGATTGGGGTGCAGGACCTAGAGCTTCCCAGAACCTGATCATGGCTGCAAAAACTCACGCAGCGGTGAATGGTAAATTCTCTCCGGATATTGAAGATGTGCAGGCGGTAGCTTTTGGTATTCTTCGACACCGAATTATTAAAAATTATAAAGCAGAGGCCGAGGGGATCACCGAGGAAGAGATCATTAAGAAACTCTTTTAG
- the crtI gene encoding phytoene desaturase family protein: MSQKINIIGSGFSSLAASCYLAKAGYEVQVFEKNSTVGGRARQFKKDGFIFDIGPTWYWMPDVFERFFADFDKKTSDYYQLEKLDPAYQVYFDKDDSVLIPGNLNEIYDNFEKEEVGSADKLEKFITKARDNYDIAIKDLVYRPGVSPLELVTPETAKRLGRFFTNISQEVRKDFTNKKLRKILEFPVLFLGAKPSDTPAFYSFMNYADFGLGTWHPKGGMYKVIEGIKDLAESHGVIFHLNSPVDKIITEKGKAKGLVVNGKEHFADIVLSGADYHHSEQLLPEKLRQYSTGFWEKKTFAPSSLLFYVAFNKKIKNVSHHTLFFDSNFEDHAKDIYDDPKWPDNPLFYASFPSITDDSCAPEGKEAGIFLIPLAPDLEDTSEIREHYFNIIIDRFERITGQKIKSNIIFKESFCVNDFKEAYNSYKGNAYGMANTLFQTAFLRPKLRSKKVEHLYFTGQLTVPGPGVPPSLISGKLAAGLIEKNEKK, encoded by the coding sequence ATGTCCCAAAAAATTAATATAATCGGTTCCGGTTTTTCTTCGCTTGCAGCATCATGTTACCTGGCAAAAGCAGGATATGAAGTGCAGGTCTTCGAAAAGAACAGTACCGTTGGCGGTCGCGCCAGACAATTCAAAAAGGATGGTTTTATCTTCGATATTGGACCGACCTGGTATTGGATGCCCGATGTTTTCGAAAGATTCTTTGCCGATTTCGATAAAAAAACTTCTGATTATTACCAACTTGAAAAACTTGATCCCGCCTATCAGGTATACTTTGATAAAGATGATTCGGTTTTGATACCGGGAAATCTTAATGAGATCTATGATAATTTCGAAAAGGAAGAGGTTGGTAGTGCTGATAAACTGGAAAAATTTATCACCAAGGCCAGAGATAATTATGATATTGCCATTAAAGACCTGGTTTACAGACCTGGTGTTTCACCTCTGGAACTTGTCACCCCAGAAACTGCCAAAAGGCTTGGCAGGTTTTTCACCAATATTAGCCAGGAAGTTAGAAAAGATTTCACCAATAAAAAGCTTAGAAAAATTCTGGAGTTTCCGGTGTTATTCCTGGGAGCTAAACCCAGCGACACTCCGGCATTCTACAGTTTTATGAATTATGCCGATTTTGGCCTGGGCACCTGGCACCCTAAAGGTGGAATGTATAAGGTAATTGAAGGCATTAAAGATCTAGCAGAATCGCATGGTGTTATTTTCCACCTTAATTCTCCAGTAGATAAGATCATTACCGAAAAAGGAAAAGCAAAAGGCCTTGTAGTAAATGGCAAGGAGCATTTTGCAGATATCGTGCTAAGCGGAGCAGATTATCATCATTCAGAACAATTACTGCCAGAAAAGTTAAGACAATACTCTACCGGTTTCTGGGAGAAAAAGACCTTTGCCCCTTCGTCCCTCTTGTTTTATGTAGCATTCAACAAGAAAATAAAAAATGTATCCCATCATACGCTTTTCTTCGACAGCAATTTTGAAGATCATGCTAAAGATATTTATGACGATCCTAAATGGCCGGACAATCCTTTATTTTATGCCAGCTTTCCCTCAATCACAGATGATTCCTGCGCACCAGAGGGTAAAGAAGCCGGGATATTCTTAATTCCTCTTGCTCCAGACCTAGAAGATACTTCGGAGATTAGAGAACATTATTTCAATATTATCATTGACCGATTTGAGAGAATTACCGGTCAAAAAATAAAAAGTAATATTATATTTAAAGAGTCCTTTTGTGTAAATGACTTCAAAGAAGCCTATAATTCCTACAAAGGAAACGCCTATGGAATGGCCAACACCTTATTCCAGACGGCATTTTTAAGGCCTAAACTTAGAAGTAAAAAAGTTGAGCATCTTTATTTTACTGGACAACTAACCGTGCCAGGACCAGGAGTTCCTCCTTCCCTGATATCAGGAAAACTAGCCGCAGGTCTAATTGAAAAAAATGAAAAAAAGTAA